Proteins encoded by one window of Acuticoccus sp. MNP-M23:
- the ftsE gene encoding cell division ATP-binding protein FtsE, producing MIALDNVGLRYGNGPEILKDLSFDIPARSFQFLTGPSGAGKTTLMRLLSLSLRPSRGFMSLFGADVSLLRRNELPSMRRRIGVVFQDFRLLDHLSTFDNVALPLRIEGKNVDSYRTDVTELLKWVGLSDRQHAFPPVLSGGEKQRAAIARALVTQPDVLLADEPTGNVDPPMAKRLMRLFMELNKLGTSVVIATHDINLMDQIDARRLILFDGRLETSH from the coding sequence ATGATCGCGCTGGACAATGTTGGGCTGCGCTACGGCAACGGACCGGAGATCCTGAAGGATCTTTCGTTCGATATTCCGGCCCGCTCCTTCCAGTTTCTGACCGGCCCCTCCGGCGCGGGCAAGACGACGCTGATGCGCCTCCTGTCGCTTTCCCTGCGACCGTCCCGCGGGTTCATGAGCCTTTTTGGTGCCGATGTGAGCCTGTTGCGGCGCAACGAGCTTCCGTCCATGCGCCGCCGCATCGGCGTCGTGTTTCAGGATTTTCGTCTGCTGGACCATCTGTCCACCTTCGACAATGTGGCTCTGCCGCTGCGGATCGAAGGCAAGAACGTCGATTCCTACCGGACCGACGTGACCGAGCTTTTGAAATGGGTCGGCCTGTCGGACCGGCAGCATGCCTTTCCGCCGGTCCTGTCGGGCGGCGAGAAGCAGCGTGCGGCCATTGCCCGCGCGCTCGTCACCCAGCCGGACGTGCTTTTGGCCGATGAGCCCACCGGCAACGTCGACCCGCCCATGGCAAAACGTCTGATGCGGCTTTTCATGGAGCTGAACAAACTCGGCACATCGGTGGTGATCGCGACTCACGACATCAACCTGATGGACCAGATCGACGCGCGCCGTCTCATCCTGTTCGACGGCCGGCTGGAGACCTCGCACTGA
- a CDS encoding TIGR02302 family protein: MPAPMNTRLSRLITSARAAIVWERLWPAVAPMVGVLALFLATAWMGLWIGAPALLKGAALAVFAVLFVASGWRLRRLRMPGREDALRRLESDADLPHRPLGTYEDNLAPGGDEVTESLWRVHRRRAMARLSALRFAVPRPDIVPHDPFAVRAVVGIALFVGVVVGAGALAERLITPFNFDEPSTAAAGPQFRLDAWVTPPSYTGRAPLFLSSATRVETGDGIKVPAGSILTVRTQGGQPLDLHVAREDGATTETMPRLSDDGAEVAAYQSTLPIDGPMAVEVQRDDTTVDGWRFVAEGDRPPSAVLTEDPAENQRGGFELRYALDDDYGIASAEALLMPLQAGEGRRPLVDNPQFPLVLPAGPGMRGAARTVQDLSEHPFAGMEVTLRIKATDGVGQTASSAPRMFRLPSRVFINPVAKALVEQRQILALDANRQIDVIEAMDLMLLVPDALGGPGAFLAVRAAYTDMVAARTDDEMREMLDQLWALALMLEDNGMSEAERALAAAQERLRQAIEDGAPPEEIARLTQELREAMQRYMQALAEQAQQSPQQAMGENSQTITQNDLDKMLERIEQLAREGRTEEAEALLAELQQMMQNLQMAQRGQGQGGDPMGQNGRTLDELGRMIQRQQELMDETYGLGEGQEGQPGQQGQRGQGQQGQGQFGQGQGRMDQFGGQQGQPGQQGQRGGQGGQDPMAGMSPSERAEAMQRLQEQQQALREQLDEMMRQLEEQGFEPGERLGDAERSMGDAGEALGEGESGNAVGDQGEALQALREGAQGMAQQLAEAEGQGQGEGEQMGSPDSGPGRDPLGRARTEGGYADTSRVGIPDEIDTQRARRILQELRRRLGDLELPRLERNYLERLLP; the protein is encoded by the coding sequence ATGCCGGCACCGATGAACACGCGCCTCTCGCGTCTGATCACGAGCGCGCGCGCTGCGATCGTGTGGGAGCGGCTGTGGCCGGCCGTTGCCCCCATGGTCGGGGTTCTGGCGCTGTTTCTCGCCACCGCGTGGATGGGCCTGTGGATTGGCGCGCCCGCGCTGCTGAAGGGCGCCGCCCTGGCGGTGTTTGCGGTGTTGTTCGTCGCGTCGGGCTGGCGCCTGCGCCGCTTGCGGATGCCGGGGCGCGAGGACGCGCTGCGCCGGCTTGAAAGCGATGCGGACCTGCCGCACCGCCCGCTCGGCACCTACGAGGACAACCTTGCCCCCGGCGGCGACGAAGTGACCGAGAGCCTCTGGCGCGTTCACCGCCGCCGCGCGATGGCGCGGCTTTCCGCCCTGCGCTTTGCGGTGCCGCGGCCCGATATCGTGCCGCACGACCCTTTTGCGGTCCGTGCGGTTGTGGGCATTGCCCTCTTCGTGGGCGTTGTGGTGGGCGCCGGGGCGCTGGCGGAGCGGCTGATCACGCCATTCAATTTCGACGAGCCGTCCACCGCCGCCGCCGGTCCGCAATTCCGGCTGGACGCGTGGGTCACGCCGCCATCCTACACGGGCCGCGCACCGCTGTTCCTGTCATCCGCCACGCGGGTGGAAACCGGCGACGGCATCAAGGTGCCGGCCGGCTCCATCCTGACTGTCCGCACCCAGGGCGGGCAGCCGCTCGACCTTCATGTCGCGCGCGAGGACGGTGCCACCACCGAGACCATGCCCCGCCTGTCGGACGACGGCGCCGAAGTTGCCGCCTATCAGTCCACCCTGCCCATCGACGGGCCGATGGCGGTCGAGGTGCAGCGTGACGACACCACCGTCGACGGCTGGCGTTTCGTTGCCGAGGGCGACCGACCCCCCTCCGCGGTGCTGACCGAGGACCCGGCCGAGAATCAGCGCGGCGGCTTCGAGCTGCGCTATGCGCTGGATGACGATTACGGCATCGCCTCCGCCGAAGCTTTGCTGATGCCGCTTCAGGCCGGCGAAGGCCGCCGTCCGCTGGTGGACAACCCGCAATTCCCCCTCGTGCTGCCGGCCGGTCCCGGCATGCGCGGGGCGGCCCGCACGGTACAGGACCTGTCGGAGCATCCCTTCGCCGGGATGGAGGTGACGCTGCGCATCAAGGCGACCGATGGCGTCGGGCAGACCGCGTCCAGCGCGCCGCGCATGTTCCGCCTGCCGTCGCGCGTGTTCATCAACCCGGTGGCCAAGGCTCTGGTGGAGCAGCGGCAGATCCTGGCGCTGGATGCCAACCGGCAGATCGACGTGATCGAGGCGATGGACCTGATGCTTCTGGTGCCCGACGCTCTTGGCGGGCCGGGTGCCTTCCTCGCGGTGCGCGCGGCCTACACCGACATGGTCGCCGCCCGGACGGACGATGAGATGCGCGAAATGCTGGACCAGCTCTGGGCGCTGGCGCTGATGCTGGAAGACAACGGCATGAGCGAGGCCGAACGCGCACTGGCCGCCGCACAGGAGCGCCTGCGTCAGGCCATCGAGGACGGCGCACCGCCCGAAGAGATCGCGCGGCTGACCCAGGAATTGCGCGAGGCGATGCAGCGCTACATGCAGGCACTGGCCGAGCAGGCCCAGCAGTCTCCCCAGCAGGCCATGGGCGAGAACTCGCAGACCATCACCCAGAATGACCTCGACAAGATGCTGGAGCGGATCGAGCAGCTGGCCCGCGAAGGGCGCACGGAAGAGGCGGAGGCTCTCCTCGCCGAGCTGCAGCAGATGATGCAGAACCTGCAGATGGCCCAGCGCGGTCAGGGCCAGGGCGGCGACCCCATGGGCCAGAACGGACGCACGCTGGACGAGCTGGGCCGGATGATCCAGCGCCAGCAGGAGCTGATGGACGAGACCTATGGCCTTGGCGAAGGCCAGGAGGGTCAGCCCGGACAGCAGGGCCAGCGTGGTCAGGGGCAGCAGGGTCAGGGCCAGTTCGGCCAGGGTCAGGGCCGGATGGACCAGTTCGGCGGTCAGCAGGGCCAGCCCGGCCAGCAGGGCCAGCGTGGCGGCCAGGGCGGGCAGGACCCGATGGCCGGCATGAGCCCGTCCGAGCGTGCGGAGGCAATGCAGCGGTTGCAGGAGCAGCAGCAGGCCCTGCGTGAGCAGCTGGACGAGATGATGCGCCAGCTGGAAGAGCAGGGCTTCGAGCCCGGCGAGCGGCTCGGCGATGCGGAGCGCTCCATGGGCGATGCCGGCGAGGCGCTCGGCGAGGGCGAAAGCGGCAATGCGGTGGGCGATCAGGGCGAGGCGCTTCAGGCGCTGCGCGAGGGCGCCCAGGGCATGGCCCAGCAACTGGCCGAAGCCGAAGGCCAGGGTCAGGGCGAGGGTGAGCAGATGGGAAGCCCCGACAGTGGCCCGGGCCGCGACCCGCTCGGCCGCGCCCGCACCGAGGGCGGCTACGCTGACACAAGCCGCGTCGGCATTCCCGACGAGATCGACACCCAGCGCGCCCGCCGCATCCTGCAGGAGCTTCGCCGCCGCCTCGGCGATCTGGAACTCCCGCGCCTGGAGCGGAACTATCTGGAGCGGCTCCTGCCCTGA
- a CDS encoding gamma-glutamylcyclotransferase encodes MSLFVFGYGSLMWRPGFPYTSRQLATVRGRHRRLCVYSWVHRGTQERPGLVLGLDRGGACRGVVFEVAEADRDGVVSYLREREQVTFVYQERQMPARLEDGSTVEALTYVVDRAHPQYAGALSVEETLAVVRGAVGQSGKNEDYVLSTADHLDSAGVADPRLSVIAGHLRAGQAAQP; translated from the coding sequence ATGTCACTCTTCGTTTTTGGCTATGGTTCGCTGATGTGGCGACCGGGTTTTCCCTATACGTCTCGGCAGCTTGCAACCGTCCGCGGACGTCATCGCCGCCTTTGTGTCTACTCATGGGTGCACCGGGGCACGCAGGAGCGGCCCGGCCTCGTGCTGGGGCTGGATCGCGGCGGTGCGTGTCGTGGTGTGGTGTTCGAGGTGGCCGAGGCCGACCGCGATGGGGTCGTCTCCTATCTGAGGGAACGCGAGCAGGTCACCTTCGTGTACCAGGAGCGGCAGATGCCGGCGCGGCTGGAAGACGGTTCCACGGTTGAGGCGCTGACGTATGTGGTGGACCGGGCGCATCCGCAATATGCCGGTGCACTGTCGGTGGAGGAGACACTGGCGGTGGTGCGCGGCGCTGTCGGCCAGTCCGGCAAGAATGAGGACTATGTCCTGTCGACGGCCGATCACCTGGACAGTGCGGGCGTTGCCGATCCGCGCCTTTCGGTGATCGCGGGTCATCTGCGCGCCGGGCAAGCGGCGCAACCCTAG
- a CDS encoding lysophospholipid acyltransferase family protein has protein sequence MQNTVSPPPADQQKLPERSGIAHAVALVRSVIYSVVATLFFIVMSILFAWVMLFPARRTRLLLQVWTQGDMLLLRIICGQKIAVLGLDNLPDGPALIASKHQAAWETLALVPMLPRGVVILKKELLSIPLYGWYARYYGMIPVDRGAGTAALKQLAVDAKAAVAKGFQIVIFPEGTRRPVGAPPAYKPGAVFLYDQLRVPMVPVALNSGVLWPHKQIVRYPGTITVSFLPPIPPGLPRAEIKARMEVAIERETDRLVAEALAGPR, from the coding sequence ATGCAAAACACCGTCTCCCCCCCGCCCGCCGACCAGCAAAAGCTCCCCGAGCGCAGCGGCATTGCCCATGCAGTCGCCCTGGTGCGTTCGGTGATCTACTCGGTGGTCGCCACCCTCTTTTTCATCGTGATGTCGATCCTGTTCGCGTGGGTCATGCTGTTTCCAGCGCGGCGGACCCGGCTGCTGCTGCAGGTCTGGACGCAAGGCGACATGCTGCTCCTGCGCATCATCTGCGGCCAGAAGATTGCCGTGCTGGGGCTGGACAACCTCCCCGATGGTCCGGCCCTCATCGCCTCAAAGCATCAGGCCGCGTGGGAAACGCTGGCGCTGGTGCCGATGCTGCCGCGCGGCGTCGTCATCTTGAAAAAAGAGCTGCTGTCGATCCCGCTTTATGGCTGGTACGCGCGTTATTACGGGATGATCCCGGTGGACCGTGGCGCCGGCACCGCTGCCCTCAAGCAGCTTGCGGTGGACGCCAAAGCCGCCGTCGCCAAGGGCTTCCAGATCGTGATCTTTCCCGAAGGCACGCGGCGCCCCGTCGGCGCCCCGCCGGCCTACAAGCCCGGGGCCGTGTTCCTTTACGACCAGCTTCGCGTGCCCATGGTGCCGGTGGCGCTCAACTCGGGGGTTCTGTGGCCGCACAAGCAGATCGTGCGCTATCCGGGTACCATCACCGTCTCGTTCCTGCCCCCCATTCCGCCGGGCCTGCCGCGCGCGGAAATCAAGGCACGGATGGAAGTTGCCATCGAACGCGAGACCGACCGGCTGGTCGCAGAGGCGCTTGCCGGACCGCGTTAG
- a CDS encoding FtsX-like permease family protein, whose protein sequence is MDGGQDPRDRPRRPAEPGRPAEAGSRDVRRPASAADAPPRPRTTPTGPRAALPRPAASRDRADPPEATTPPRTPTRRPLPDAAPPARTAERPTRPVPVARSSDPASRPRDMAPQQSPAPGNPSRPRRLATRTADESAAAATPSPAEPAPEPQRRRSIKSTLRARRSALPAEAEPVPPKGRDAEPARLPPRPAQRPVSPTPQTMDVQGFDDLETPDAESDFDPDAPIPGAIHPKQRSTGAPRERTGEARPRTPGSAPRPRHQPKDVVDAPDEHAIVENGPIVDPRSVAGRGLTAVIAIMTFVCALLFGAAVLIEEAAEVWAGEVRQDISVTILPLDGDPVERRVERAAQILRTTPGLDDVDALSAGEAEALLSPWLGSDADFSLLPIPRLVTANRTGPLDGDALRSALAAVPGTSLDDHRDWSARLEGMAATVSAGAIGALVLMLVATVLSIVFATRAAIATNAGTVEVLSMLGADDRFIQRAFRGRFLRIGVRGAGIGLAAALILFGALEAWSMLSSGATSDQSRALFGAPGIGPFGFAGLFVLGLVVALLVIGTARAAVRHHLDRLSV, encoded by the coding sequence ATGGACGGCGGCCAGGACCCGCGGGACCGCCCGCGCCGCCCCGCCGAGCCCGGCCGCCCTGCCGAAGCCGGCTCGCGGGACGTCCGCCGCCCCGCCAGCGCGGCAGACGCGCCGCCGCGGCCGCGCACCACCCCCACCGGGCCACGCGCCGCCTTGCCGCGCCCTGCCGCATCGCGCGACCGCGCCGATCCGCCCGAGGCCACCACCCCGCCCCGCACGCCAACACGCCGCCCGTTGCCGGACGCCGCACCACCGGCGCGAACCGCGGAACGCCCGACGCGGCCCGTGCCCGTGGCGCGAAGCAGCGACCCGGCATCCAGGCCGCGGGACATGGCGCCCCAGCAAAGCCCGGCACCCGGCAACCCATCGCGGCCAAGGCGGCTTGCCACCCGCACCGCAGACGAAAGCGCAGCGGCCGCCACCCCTTCGCCCGCCGAACCGGCGCCAGAGCCCCAGCGCCGCCGCAGCATCAAGAGCACCCTGCGTGCGCGGCGCAGCGCCCTCCCGGCCGAAGCCGAGCCCGTCCCCCCAAAGGGCCGCGACGCAGAGCCGGCCCGCCTGCCGCCGCGCCCTGCCCAGCGCCCCGTCTCACCCACGCCGCAGACGATGGACGTGCAGGGCTTCGACGACCTCGAAACGCCTGACGCCGAATCCGATTTCGACCCCGATGCGCCGATCCCCGGCGCCATCCACCCCAAGCAGCGCTCTACCGGCGCCCCCCGCGAGCGTACCGGCGAGGCGAGACCGCGCACCCCCGGCAGCGCGCCCCGTCCCCGGCACCAGCCGAAGGACGTGGTGGACGCGCCGGACGAACACGCGATTGTCGAGAATGGTCCCATCGTCGACCCGCGTTCGGTGGCCGGCCGCGGGCTGACCGCCGTCATCGCCATCATGACCTTCGTGTGCGCGCTGCTGTTCGGCGCAGCCGTACTGATCGAAGAGGCTGCGGAGGTCTGGGCGGGCGAGGTGCGCCAGGACATCAGCGTCACCATTTTGCCGCTGGACGGCGATCCGGTGGAGCGCCGCGTGGAGCGCGCCGCACAGATCCTGCGCACCACCCCCGGACTGGACGATGTGGATGCGCTGTCCGCCGGCGAGGCCGAGGCGCTGCTGTCGCCCTGGCTCGGCTCTGACGCGGACTTCTCGCTGCTGCCGATCCCGCGCCTCGTCACCGCCAACCGCACCGGTCCGCTCGATGGCGATGCGCTCCGCAGCGCCCTTGCCGCCGTGCCCGGCACCTCGCTCGACGATCACCGCGACTGGAGCGCCCGGCTGGAGGGGATGGCGGCCACCGTGTCTGCCGGCGCCATCGGCGCGCTGGTGCTGATGCTGGTTGCCACTGTTCTCTCCATCGTGTTCGCCACCCGCGCGGCCATTGCCACCAACGCCGGCACGGTGGAGGTCCTCTCCATGCTCGGGGCGGACGACCGCTTCATCCAGCGCGCCTTCCGCGGGCGTTTCCTGCGCATTGGCGTGCGGGGTGCCGGCATCGGCCTTGCCGCCGCGCTTATCCTGTTCGGCGCGCTGGAAGCGTGGTCGATGCTGAGCTCCGGTGCCACGTCGGACCAGAGCCGCGCGCTGTTCGGTGCGCCCGGCATCGGCCCGTTCGGCTTTGCAGGGCTGTTCGTTCTGGGGCTGGTCGTGGCGCTCCTCGTCATCGGCACGGCGCGCGCTGCCGTGCGTCACCACCTCGACCGTCTGAGCGTCTGA